From Carya illinoinensis cultivar Pawnee chromosome 5, C.illinoinensisPawnee_v1, whole genome shotgun sequence, one genomic window encodes:
- the LOC122310049 gene encoding uncharacterized protein LOC122310049 — translation MDSLHSMWGNLHLNEEEEDAIVIDENVCSEVQRKGERSLIGKIWSDRQVGKNVVESTFAKIWRLSKSVVLREVAPNTFILIFATHADKERVEGGRPWFFDGHLFVINPFDGSIPVSEMKFDHASFWVQFHNLPLLGMNKECGAKLGSTIGEVEEVEVDEDDVAWGRSLRVKIMLDLRKPLARGRTIVLHGVKVWSPVKYEKIPRFCFTCGRILHGSVGCQVQKDVSIQFGSWLHAESPLKKRWEIKKELSTDKGSSSEAGME, via the coding sequence ATGGATAGTCTACATTCTATGTGGGGCAATCTCCAtttgaatgaagaagaagaggatgcTATTGTTATTGATGAGAATGTATGTTCTGAGGTGCAACGTAAAGGAGAACGCAGCTTGATTGGGAAAATATGGAGTGATAGACAGGTGGGTAAGAATGTGGTGGAGTCTACATTTGCAAAAATCTGGCGTCTTAGTAAATCTGTTGTGCTGAGGGAGGTTGCTCCTAATActtttatcttgatttttgcCACTCATGCTGATAAAGAAAGGGTTGAAGGTGGCAGGCCATGGTTTTTTGATGGCCATCTGTTTGTTATTAACCCTTTCGATGGATCCATTCCAGTTTCTGAGATGAAGTTTGATCATGCCTCGTTCTGGGTGCAGTTTCATAATCTACCTTTGTTGGGAATGAATAAAGAATGTGGGGCTAAGTTGGGTAGTACAATAGGAGAAGttgaggaggttgaggttgatgAAGATGATGTGGCTTGGGGTAGGAGTCTGAGAGTGAAGATTATGTTAGATTTGAGGAAACCTCTTGCTAGAGGAAGAACCATTGTCTTGCATGGAGTCAAAGTATGGAGTCCTGTCAAATATGAGAAAATCCCTCGGTTTTGTTTCACGTGTGGTAGAATTTTACATGGGAGTGTAGGATGCCAAGTACAGAAAGATGTATCAATACAGTTTGGATCCTGGCTACATGCAGAGTCACCTCTGAAGAAGCGATGGGAGATAAAGAAGGAACTTTCCACTGACAAAGGCAGCAGTTCAGAAGCTGGTATGGAGTAG